Proteins encoded together in one Hevea brasiliensis isolate MT/VB/25A 57/8 chromosome 16, ASM3005281v1, whole genome shotgun sequence window:
- the LOC110657500 gene encoding uncharacterized protein LOC110657500 — translation MPIKVDRCRRFEDGLNDNSRLLITAHQITDFSRLMAAALNVERVWESEHNRRNRLEAASTSQKGASKTTERPKARVAPSAYAIQPREEPNPADVIRGTFSLYDMSVYTLINPGSTHSYICIAPPVDKGVQIEGLEEDILITNPLGHSVMVKKVYKGCPLMIQGYEFSADLIELPFYKFDVILGMDWLSHHQVMVDY, via the exons ATGCCTATAAAGGTTGATAGGTGCCGACGGTTTGAGGATGGGCTAAATGATAATAGCAGACTCCTGATTACTGCACATCAGATTACTGATTTCTCCCGGCTAATGGCAGCGGCTCTGAATGTGGAGAGAGTTTGGGAAAGTGAACACAACAGGAGGAATAG GCTAGAGGCAGCTAGTACTTCACAAAAGGGTGCTTCAAAGACAACTGAGAGACCTAAAGCCAGAGTAGCACCAAGTGCATATGCCATACAACCTCGGGAGGAGCCAAATCCagcagatgtcatcaggggtacattttctCTCTATGACATGTCTGTATATACATTGAtaaaccctggttctacacattcataCATATGCATTGCACCACCAGTAGATAAAGGGGTACAGATAGAAGGATTAGAAGAAGATATATTGAtcactaaccctttaggccatagtgtgatgGTAAagaaggtctacaagggttgtcctttGATGATACAGGGATATGAATTTTCAGCCGACTTGATTGAGTTACCATTCTACAAGTTTGATGTGATATTaggtatggattggttatcacaccATCAGGTGATGGTGGATTATTAG